The Rheinheimera mangrovi genome contains the following window.
AGCCACCGTCCACAATAAAGTTTTGTGCAGTACACAATTTGCTGTCGTCGGAAGCCAAAAACAGCGCCATAGCTGCCACATCTTCCGGCATAAGGCTGTCTTTGACGCATTGATTTTTTTCAATATCCCGTGCTGTTTCTTCGTTCACCCAAAACTTCAACTGACGTTCTGTCATCACCCAGCCCGGTGTTAAGGTATTGACGCGGATTTTATCCGGCCCCAGATCCCGGGCTAAACCCCGGGTTAACCCCAACACAGCGGCTTTAGAACTGGTGTAACCCGGCATGCCGCCCTGACTTTCATACCAGCTCATTGAGCCTAAGTTGATAATGGAGCCGCCCCCCAGTTGCTTCATCTGTGGATAGACAGCCTGAATAGCAAAAAACTGGTGACGTAAATTGATGTTAACCCTCTGGTCCCAAT
Protein-coding sequences here:
- a CDS encoding SDR family NAD(P)-dependent oxidoreductase — its product is MNLTNHYPSLKGKTVFISGGGSGIGACLVEAFIDQGAKVAFVDILETESKALVANLTAKYPEARLKFYACDLLNIDDLKQVIEEVKQQLGAIGVLINNAASDTRHNFLEVTPEYWDQRVNINLRHQFFAIQAVYPQMKQLGGGSIINLGSMSWYESQGGMPGYTSSKAAVLGLTRGLARDLGPDKIRVNTLTPGWVMTERQLKFWVNEETARDIEKNQCVKDSLMPEDVAAMALFLASDDSKLCTAQNFIVDGGWI